In Saprospiraceae bacterium, the sequence ATACGATTGGGTGTAGTGATCACGGATTGGTCAAACCTGAGGATACAACCGCTGGGATCTACGGTCTCAAAATGGTATAAAGTAGATCCTAACGGTCTAATCGAATATTCTACACAATCCTCGCATAGGGTATCGGCATTAGTATACCATCTTGTGATCATGCCGGCTACAGGATCATTTATTTTGGCAGACAACTTGATCATAGATCCGGCACATACCTGAGCTACCGGGCTGATATCTGCCGAAATAGAAGACTTTACTTCAATGGATTGCACAGAAGTATCGGCACAAGTAGTCTCATCACTTACTATGAGCTGAATAGTATGGCTGCCTCTATCTACCACCAGACCTGAGGTATCATTCAAAAAAGGTTTGTTGTCATAAATCCAGCGCACTGAATCGATCGGCAAGCCTATGGACAAACTTCTATTACTAAGCTTGATTTTATCACCCTGACAAAAATCAGTTTGGTTGATGGTAAAATCTGCCACAGGTTTATATGCCAGTTGGAATAAATCGGTAGCTAATAAGGTATCTGAACAATACTGATTAGACAAAATGTATTGGAGCGAATATTTTCCGGGTTGGTCGGTATAAAATGTCGAAGGCACTTGCGCGAAAGTGGTATCTGTAAAATCACCGGTAATCCTAAACTTAAATCCTGAAATCCGTGAAGAAGAGATGCTGGAATCAATAAATTGGAAAAGACCATCAAATCCACAGAGCAATCGATCTTTCACTTTTACATCGGCGGTAGCTTCATGAATCACTGCGGTATCCATGATGGCAAAATCCTGGCAGCCATTATTATCAGTGACGACAATGACTGGGAAAAAAACCCCTGACTCATTGAACACATGAGATACAATTAATGTACTGTCACTGTTTTTTAAAGCATCCTGGGCGCCATCACCCCACTCTATCAGCACATCTTCGGCACCTGCAAAAGTGGCCTGGTAAGAAGCGATAGCAGGAGCACAGACTGAATTGTCTATTTGAGCGCCACTAAACACGGTAGGCCCATCCACAAAAACCAGTGAATCCATCACTGTGGTATCTTTACATTTAAGACTGGATGTTGCGATAAGAGAAACAGTAAAAAAGCCTTTTTCTGTATATAAATGTGAGGAATTAATTTCCCTTGAGCCATTGGAAGCATCACCAAAAGTCCAGAAAAAATTATCGGCATTAATGCTTTTGTTGTTAAATTTTCCAATAAATGGCACACAATTGATTGCTCCCCCGATTAAAGAAAAATCTGCTTTCGGATCTGAAATTCTAACCACATTAGAAAACAAAAAAGGAACACTACAACCTGATACAGAATCTCTGACTAACAACTTTACATCATAGCTCCCGTCAGCAGTATATCGATGACTTGGGCTAAAATCGGTAGACTGACTGCTACCAAAGTCCCATACCAAATCAGTCCACTGCCCTGACAGTGTAGGAGTAAAAACAGCAGCTTCAACAGAGCATATCAAGGAGTCAGTACGGATCTCTGCGCCGATTTTATTGACAGGTATATCCAACGATTTTTCGGAGCTGCATCCAAAAGCTGATTTTAGATTCAATTTGATGTTAAATGTGCTATTTTGATCCAACTTAACCAAAACTGTATCTATATTGGTATACGATTGACCACCAAAACGCCAGGTTGTTTCAGTGATTTGATCATTCATTGCAGAGGATTTATTTTTAAAAAAGATCGTGGAGTCCTGGCAAAAACGACCACCGGCATAATCAAAATCTGCCTTCAATTGATGTACCATAATGGTATCTGAATATACCGTATCCCTGCAACCAAATTCATCCGTGGCTATCAACACCCCTGTACTTGATCCGGGAGTGGTGAATGTAAATCCCGGAGCCTCATTTGCAGAGACTTTTTCCTGGGAGCCAGGAAAAATATACTCATAAATGGCTGCGTCCACCGACCTATTTAAAATCTGGATGGTAAGAGGGGCACATCCTTCAATTCCCGACAAGTCAAAGGCAGGTTTGAGTTCTCTGACAGATATCTTTTTCTCTATGGTATCAGCACAAGTATTATTCTGACTGATCGCTATCAACCGGGCTTTATAATCTCCTGTGCCGGGAAAAGTGTATTCCGTAGAATCCTTTCGACTGATCACCAAGGTATCCGTACTGCCAAAATCCCAATGAAGCGAATCAAGATCAGGAGATCTATTGACAAATACGCGCGACAAGGGTAAATCACAATTCATTTGAATATCAAAATCCGCTTTAATACCTAAGATCTTAACACTATCAATGACCTCATCCCCTGGACATCCATTATACAAAGCCCGATGACCTATTTTATAAGTGCCGGGTTTGTCATATTGGTCAATAGTAATATCTTTTGAAGTAAAGGTTGCCCCTGTAGCCAAAAATCTCCAACTATAACTTGTCACATTATCATTGGTATTGTCTTTTGCTGTAATAGGAGTACCAAAGCACAATTCATCCGGCAGATCTATACCGACTTTGGGCTTGGCCCCAAGTCGAATCCAATCAGGAAAATCCAAAGAGTCTATACAACCGGCCGAATTTTCTACGACCAATCTAACGTTAAAATTCCCAACATCAGGCAAGAACAATGATCCGGTCAGTCCATTGATCACTTTTGGGACAGGAGTAAAAACAGTCCACCTTGCTGAAGTAATTGGATCAGCACTAATAGATTTTTGCTCGAAAGGAATAAGCAATGGAGCACATCCACTGAATGATGATGACGATATAACCGGCTTGATTTTATAGCCACTGATAGTCTCTTTTTCGATATAGGCGGAACATCCAAGCTGATTAGTGGCAGTCAAACCGATTTTGTATTGACCATCACTCAGGATTCTAATGGATGGTTGAGGTCCGGTAGATACTACATTGCCATTGAGCGTCCAACTATAACTGGTGGCATTGGTAGATCGATTGGTTACATTGATATCGAATGGAAATTTGCACCCGTTATTTCTATCCAATGCATAGTCCGCTATAGGCGCTGTGGACACATTGATACAGGCACTGGAGATAATCTCAGACTGGCAACCTTTGTAAATAGCTACATGTTTCACAAAATAACAACCCTGAGTGGTATAAGTATGGCGTGGATCAGCTTCCACGGAAGTATTACCGTCACCAAAATCCCAGGATTGCGCATCAGGTGTCACTGTTTTGGTTGAAGTAAACTGGATGGCTTCGCCGCTACATATTTGATTTTTATCTTGAGTAAAATAAGAGAGATTATCTGCGACTACAGCTTTGGGGAATACCCTTTCAGAAGTGCAACCCAAGGCAGCATTTAAAACTTTTATACTTACATCAAATACGCCCGGCAAGACATACTGCACCGGAGGTGGATTAAACCCGGCAAACGAACTACCATTGCCAAAATCCCATTGATAGGTCAGTTCTGGCAAGTTTTGCCCTAAATTGGTAAAATTCAAAGCCCCTGGGGCATTACAGACTACCCCTCCGCCAAAATCTACATTTATTACAGGCTTATCCAGTACTTTCAACAACGGCTTTGTCACTGTAGAAACACACCCCTTATTATCCCTGGTACTCAGTGTAATCGAATATTGGCCTCCAACATCATACCGGCTGGTTACAGGTGATTTAACAGACTGCTGCGTGACCCCTACAGATCCGCTGAGGTCCCAAATCCAATCTACAATATTCCCATTGGGTGATACTGTCAGGTCTTCAAATCTTGCGGTAGATCCAGCACATATTAAGGTGTCGGAAACAATAAAATCTGCTACAAAACTTGATTTCACCTCTATGTAATTGTCTTTGCATTTTTTGTCAGTCACGCCTAAAGAATCTGTCACCGAAAGACAAACAGTGTAAAATCCCGGAGTGACATATACTTTAGAAGGTGTGGCTTGTTTTGATGTGGAGCCATTGCCAAAGTCCCACAGATAAGAGGCTATATGGCCAATGGATAAATTCTTAAATTTGGCTTGAAATACACCGCATCCTGAGGTCTGTTCTGCTTCAAAATCAGCGGCCAACTGTCCGTAAACTGGTGATGACATCCAAAATCCAACAACGAAGCAAATCAAGGAAATTCTCATTAACTAAAAATATATTATAATTGCTTGATATTGAATAATTTTCGTGAAAACAACCTTATAAAAAGTATGCCTCAAATTTAATTGAAATCTCTAAGTTTGAACTAGTAATAATCAAAATTTAAACCTGTCCAGTATCTGATAAAACGAAATTAACATGCTAAAAGTAGGTATCACCGGCGGCATAGCTACCGGCAAATCATTTGTATGCACGATATTTAAGTATTTAGGAGTACCTGTCTACAATGCCGACCTCGAAGCAAAATTGATTATCGAAAACAATCCAGCTTTAAAAAAGAGATTGATCTCCAGGTTTGGAACTCAAACCTATGATCAACATGGACATTACAATACCAAATATATTTCCTCGATCGTATTCAATGATTCTGTTGCTAAAAAAGAGCTGAATGACCTCATCCATCCTCTGGTATTACAGCACTCTTTTGATTGGTACCAAGCTTGTGATGAAGCGGGATCTGCATATGCCCTTAAGGAATCAGCTCTCCTGATTGAGAGTAAAAACCATATTCGTCTGGACAAGATGATAGTAGTAGATGCTCCTCTGGAAATAAGGATTGAACGATTGATGCATCGGGATGATATCTCCAGGGAATTAAGTTTAAAGAAAATCAATAGTCAAATGCCCCAGGAAGAAAAGCTAAAATATGCTGACTTCACTATATTAAATGATGGCCAAAACCCTATCATCCCCCAGGTGTATAAGATCCATCATGAACTAATCAGGCTTTCTGAAGTACCTTTGTAGTTAAATATAAGCTATGACTGCAAATGACTATATCGCTTTGGAAGAAGCATACGGCTCTCACAATTATCATCCACTGCCTGTCGTCCTCACCAGGGGCAAAGGAGTCCATGTCTGGGATGTGTCTGGTAAACGATATTATGATTTTTTATCCGCCTATTCTGCAGTAAACCAAGGTCATTGTCATCCAAGAATTGTCGCTGCACTTAAAGAACAAGCAGAGACACTTACTCTGACCTCACGAGCTTTTTATAATGATCAGCTGGGACTGTTTGAAAAAAAGCTACATGATATATTTGGCTATGATATGGCCCTACCAATGAATACCGGCGCAGAAGCGGTAGAGTCTGCCATAAAAATTTGCAGAAAATGGGCCTATGAGGTAAAAGGGATCAAACCAAACCAGGCTAAAATCATGTTTTTTGAATCTAATTTTCATGGTCGGACCATGGGAGCCATTTCTGCTTCGACAGAAGCGAGCAGTACTGGAGGGTTTGGCCCATACTTACCCGGCATCATCGTCGCTCCCTACGGGGATCTTGATTCAGCGCAAGAATATATCACCAGTGACCCCACTATCGCAGGTATTATTATCGAACCGATCCAGGGTGAAGCAGGGGTGATTCTACCTCCTCCAGGTTATTTAAAGGCTTTAAGACAGCTATGTTTGGATAATAATATTCTCTTTATAGCTGATGAGATTCAGTCCGGCCTGGGGAGGACTGGCAAAATGCTTTGTTGTGATCATGATGGTATCAGAGCTGACATGGTTCTGTTAGGAAAAGCCATTTCCGGTGGAATGCTGCCGGTATCTGTGGTTTTGGCAGACAAAAATATCATGGAGGTGATCAAACCCGGTCAGCATGGTTCCACTTATGGCGGCAATCCATTGGCAGCAAGGGTAGCCTGTGTGGCACTGGATGTACTCATTGATGAAAAATTGGATCAGCAGGCTATGATTCTCGGACAAGAGATGGCTACTCAACTCCAGATATTGAAGGCAGATTGCAGTTGGATATCAGCCACTCGAGGAAAAGGCCTTCTCCATGCTATCGAGCTCGATGATGATAAAGAAAGCAAAGCTGGGTGGAATATATGCGTCGCGATGGCTCGGCAGGGCTTATTGGCTAAACCTACCCGAGGCAATATCATCCGACTGGCTCCTCCCTTGACCATCAGTCCAACAGAGTTGCAAGAAGCGATGGACATCATCAAACAAGTGATGATGCTGCATATGGCTATAGC encodes:
- a CDS encoding PKD domain-containing protein translates to MRISLICFVVGFWMSSPVYGQLAADFEAEQTSGCGVFQAKFKNLSIGHIASYLWDFGNGSTSKQATPSKVYVTPGFYTVCLSVTDSLGVTDKKCKDNYIEVKSSFVADFIVSDTLICAGSTARFEDLTVSPNGNIVDWIWDLSGSVGVTQQSVKSPVTSRYDVGGQYSITLSTRDNKGCVSTVTKPLLKVLDKPVINVDFGGGVVCNAPGALNFTNLGQNLPELTYQWDFGNGSSFAGFNPPPVQYVLPGVFDVSIKVLNAALGCTSERVFPKAVVADNLSYFTQDKNQICSGEAIQFTSTKTVTPDAQSWDFGDGNTSVEADPRHTYTTQGCYFVKHVAIYKGCQSEIISSACINVSTAPIADYALDRNNGCKFPFDINVTNRSTNATSYSWTLNGNVVSTGPQPSIRILSDGQYKIGLTATNQLGCSAYIEKETISGYKIKPVISSSSFSGCAPLLIPFEQKSISADPITSARWTVFTPVPKVINGLTGSLFLPDVGNFNVRLVVENSAGCIDSLDFPDWIRLGAKPKVGIDLPDELCFGTPITAKDNTNDNVTSYSWRFLATGATFTSKDITIDQYDKPGTYKIGHRALYNGCPGDEVIDSVKILGIKADFDIQMNCDLPLSRVFVNRSPDLDSLHWDFGSTDTLVISRKDSTEYTFPGTGDYKARLIAISQNNTCADTIEKKISVRELKPAFDLSGIEGCAPLTIQILNRSVDAAIYEYIFPGSQEKVSANEAPGFTFTTPGSSTGVLIATDEFGCRDTVYSDTIMVHQLKADFDYAGGRFCQDSTIFFKNKSSAMNDQITETTWRFGGQSYTNIDTVLVKLDQNSTFNIKLNLKSAFGCSSEKSLDIPVNKIGAEIRTDSLICSVEAAVFTPTLSGQWTDLVWDFGSSQSTDFSPSHRYTADGSYDVKLLVRDSVSGCSVPFLFSNVVRISDPKADFSLIGGAINCVPFIGKFNNKSINADNFFWTFGDASNGSREINSSHLYTEKGFFTVSLIATSSLKCKDTTVMDSLVFVDGPTVFSGAQIDNSVCAPAIASYQATFAGAEDVLIEWGDGAQDALKNSDSTLIVSHVFNESGVFFPVIVVTDNNGCQDFAIMDTAVIHEATADVKVKDRLLCGFDGLFQFIDSSISSSRISGFKFRITGDFTDTTFAQVPSTFYTDQPGKYSLQYILSNQYCSDTLLATDLFQLAYKPVADFTINQTDFCQGDKIKLSNRSLSIGLPIDSVRWIYDNKPFLNDTSGLVVDRGSHTIQLIVSDETTCADTSVQSIEVKSSISADISPVAQVCAGSMIKLSAKINDPVAGMITRWYTNADTLCEDCVEYSIRPLGSTLYHFETVDPSGCILRFDQSVITTPNRIGPITISQDTSICQKEGLPLSASTINDIYAYSWDTTRPGLTCYQFCRNPIAQPGVSTTYVVTVSDGSGCERLDSVTITVVPSGVIDLGPDRTICAKDSFQISLPGLTNARWTGASGISCTNCTDPILRPLGSSAYFLEALSQGCPVSDTIRINVLSARIVAGPADTTICIGSQVRLKSNYPMVRWGPGDFLDNQGADEPLSIPDKSITYTVTHQEDLCMVTDTFRINVLLTTSIDGPDRTVCPNDIVSLGVIGEADSYQWKGPNIVSGQNTSTIEVLAKQSGLYQVIARNKTCQADTQQIQLNVIDFVNIKDTIRFNAIANLPVKINRNFNPGTQYVYTWFPGTDLSCTDCPGPVFFGDSSHQYVFTILDPATACILEQTVWVDIVESCVVSDFFAVPNVFTPNQDGINDILYVIPKAADQILSFKIFDRVGDLVFETYDLDIGWDGSFHNQVAPNGVYVYLIEAECPQTLEKIYLHGDITLIR
- a CDS encoding dephospho-CoA kinase, producing MLKVGITGGIATGKSFVCTIFKYLGVPVYNADLEAKLIIENNPALKKRLISRFGTQTYDQHGHYNTKYISSIVFNDSVAKKELNDLIHPLVLQHSFDWYQACDEAGSAYALKESALLIESKNHIRLDKMIVVDAPLEIRIERLMHRDDISRELSLKKINSQMPQEEKLKYADFTILNDGQNPIIPQVYKIHHELIRLSEVPL
- the rocD gene encoding ornithine--oxo-acid transaminase, which encodes MTANDYIALEEAYGSHNYHPLPVVLTRGKGVHVWDVSGKRYYDFLSAYSAVNQGHCHPRIVAALKEQAETLTLTSRAFYNDQLGLFEKKLHDIFGYDMALPMNTGAEAVESAIKICRKWAYEVKGIKPNQAKIMFFESNFHGRTMGAISASTEASSTGGFGPYLPGIIVAPYGDLDSAQEYITSDPTIAGIIIEPIQGEAGVILPPPGYLKALRQLCLDNNILFIADEIQSGLGRTGKMLCCDHDGIRADMVLLGKAISGGMLPVSVVLADKNIMEVIKPGQHGSTYGGNPLAARVACVALDVLIDEKLDQQAMILGQEMATQLQILKADCSWISATRGKGLLHAIELDDDKESKAGWNICVAMARQGLLAKPTRGNIIRLAPPLTISPTELQEAMDIIKQVMMLHMAIA